CGGGAGCTGTTCTCCGACATCGTGCCCGCGCACATCGTCAAGGACATCCCCGGCGGCTTCCTCGCGGGTCTGGCCCGGGTGATGCCGGTGACCGGCGGGCAGTTCCGGGTGGAGACCATCGACCCGCAGCGCGACGAGATCCTGTTGGCGCGCAACGACCGATTCTGGGGCCCGCCGGCGGTGCCCGACCAGATCCTGTTCCGCCGGGCCGGGGCGCCCGCGGCGCTGGCGGACTCGATTCGCAACGGCGACACCCAGGTGGCGCAGGTGCACGGGGGAGCGGCGACGTTCGCGCAACTGTCGGCGATTCCCGACGTGCGGACTTCGCGGATCGTCACCCCCCAGGTGATGCAGCTGACGTTGCGCGGGCAGCAGCCGCAGTTGACGGATCCGCAAGTGCGCAAAGGCATCCTGGGGCTGCTCGACGTGGATCTGCTGGCCGCCGTCGGGGCCGGCAGCGACAACACCGTCACGTTGGCGCAGGCGCAGGTGCGTTCGCCGTCGGACCCGGGATATGTGCCCACGGCGCCGGCGGCGCTCAGTCGAGAAGCCGCCCTGGCGCTGTTGGAGGGCGCCGGTTACGTCGTCGAGCAGGAAAGTGCGGACGACCCCGGGGCGCCGGCCCCACCGCAGGGCGTGACGCGAGGGCGGATCAGCAAGGATGGTGAGCAGCTGACCTTCGTGCTGGGTGTGGCCGCCAACGACCCGACCTCGGTGGCGGTGGCCAACACCGCCGCCGATCAGCTGCGCAACGCCGGGATCGCGGCCTCGGTGCTGGCCTTGGACCCAGTGGTGCTGTACGGAGAGGCGTTGGCCAACAACAGGTTCGACGCCATGGTTGGTTGGCGGCACGCCGGTGGCGACCTCGCGACACGGCTGGAGTCGCGCTACGGCTGTCGGGCACTGCAGGCCACCACGGTGTCGACCTCGGGTGCACCGCCCAGCCCGGCGCCCACCTCGACGCCGACGCCCACCTCGTCGCCCGCGGCGGCCCCCGCACCGCCAACGCCACCGGCCACGACGCCGCTGACGACACCCCCGTCGCCGGCGCCCGAGGACGACGGCCGGCTGGTGCAGGCCCCGTCCAACCTGACCCAGGTGTGCGACCACAGCATCCAGCCCACCATCGACGCGGGTCTCGACGGTTCCATGGACATCGACGAGGTCATCGAGGCGGTCGAACCCAAGCTGTGGAACATGTGGACGGTGCTACCCATCCTGCAGGACACCACGATCGTCGCCGCGGGACCTTCGGTGCAGAACGTCAGTCTGTCCGGTGCGGTGCCGGTGGGCATCGTCGGCGATGCCGGAACCTGGACCAAACGCCGCTAGCCCTCAGTGGTTGGCCCGGAAGCAGTGGTGGGGCACAT
This DNA window, taken from Mycolicibacterium sp. MU0050, encodes the following:
- a CDS encoding ABC transporter family substrate-binding protein, which gives rise to MPPARSRLLTSAAVLSVLLTGGCTVSPPPAPQSTETTETTPPPPPKAMQIIMGIDNIGPGFNPHLLSDQSPVNAAISALVLPSAFRPVPDTKSPTGSRWEVDSTLLLSAEVTDEDPFTVTYKIRPEASWTDNAPIAADDFWYLWRQMVSQPGVVDPAGYDLITGVQSVDGGKTAVVTFSQPYHAWRELFSDIVPAHIVKDIPGGFLAGLARVMPVTGGQFRVETIDPQRDEILLARNDRFWGPPAVPDQILFRRAGAPAALADSIRNGDTQVAQVHGGAATFAQLSAIPDVRTSRIVTPQVMQLTLRGQQPQLTDPQVRKGILGLLDVDLLAAVGAGSDNTVTLAQAQVRSPSDPGYVPTAPAALSREAALALLEGAGYVVEQESADDPGAPAPPQGVTRGRISKDGEQLTFVLGVAANDPTSVAVANTAADQLRNAGIAASVLALDPVVLYGEALANNRFDAMVGWRHAGGDLATRLESRYGCRALQATTVSTSGAPPSPAPTSTPTPTSSPAAAPAPPTPPATTPLTTPPSPAPEDDGRLVQAPSNLTQVCDHSIQPTIDAGLDGSMDIDEVIEAVEPKLWNMWTVLPILQDTTIVAAGPSVQNVSLSGAVPVGIVGDAGTWTKRR